A genomic stretch from Kineococcus rhizosphaerae includes:
- a CDS encoding NYN domain-containing protein gives MAADGERTTYVVVDGENIDATLGASILDGRPGPEQRPRWERLLKFARDTFQQPAKGLFFLNASNGHLPMSFVSALLAIGYQPIPLAGGPGEKVVDIGIQRTLDALVNREGDVLLGSHDVDFLPQVDRLLTGDRLVGMVGFREFMNSQYAPLAERGLKVFDLEDDVRAFNVVLPRVRIIPLADFDPTRYL, from the coding sequence GTGGCTGCGGACGGTGAACGGACGACGTACGTCGTCGTGGACGGCGAGAACATCGATGCGACCCTCGGGGCGTCGATCCTCGACGGGCGTCCCGGGCCCGAGCAGCGCCCGCGCTGGGAACGGCTGCTGAAGTTCGCCCGCGACACGTTCCAGCAGCCCGCCAAGGGCCTGTTCTTCCTCAACGCCTCCAACGGGCACCTGCCGATGTCGTTCGTCTCCGCGCTGCTCGCGATCGGCTACCAGCCCATCCCGCTGGCCGGCGGCCCGGGGGAGAAGGTCGTCGACATCGGCATCCAGCGCACGCTGGACGCCCTGGTGAACCGCGAGGGCGACGTCCTGCTCGGCTCCCACGACGTCGACTTCCTGCCGCAGGTCGACCGGCTCCTGACCGGGGACCGGCTCGTCGGCATGGTCGGGTTCCGCGAGTTCATGAACTCGCAGTACGCGCCGCTGGCCGAACGCGGGCTGAAGGTCTTCGACCTCGAGGACGACGTGCGCGCGTTCAATGTCGTGCTGCCCCGCGTCCGGATCATCCCGCTGGCCGACTTCGACCCGACGCGATACCTCTGA